Proteins found in one Limanda limanda chromosome 18, fLimLim1.1, whole genome shotgun sequence genomic segment:
- the mia3 gene encoding transport and Golgi organization protein 1 homolog isoform X2 → MAAKHFYRQGFLLLLFNFISTAALEKRFSDLKRCADEECSMLLCRGKALRDFSPPDCRFLSFKKSETIYVYYKLAGRRNDMWAGSVGNIFGYFPKDLLAVNHLYTDKEVELPAEETDFVCFDTGLDKFDNYDIDALLPSLEEENSRASRETSDQIQVAEDTPKETQPYEEEGEEEQTEKQTEQQENVDHLYPDDQNASLPEPYVENELPPIEVESDTTVTPDFIETAEGVEQVKLHESVLENVVSERSEPKDTLANPEVESVTKDEFVPETEAVSVTEGTQIPELKTTLGETVDAIVTGEEITKRVTPFEEEEEENQEVDGNSKENVDVIQDTPLLSFTEKAMNTPAPDSLQEHEAPPVPHKDEPQAAEKKNMWTSLGDAVFSVVTGGEMTAQDVSSDEDDDEDEEEEEAGAAEPTEDFEEAKKDVEEPLITESPEEPEIIEQVLQDPPASSSVQTDKEIISDSEEPFLDSDDEGEVEVIEHEEEKDETLKPSADTPQIRHPTGVKKLSDILLSQRDTSANNEIEKSEIKTTDETIKHKEEEVQEVSKDSGVIEDVQDSSIEMENRLDLDNVPEENKTEDDLVFVTTETGTHQILPNKESRDLDVEDDIKTADDSLPDRMHEDLMADLKKHIRQLHLSEPQIHEEPHTEELEGEKPAELEEEKPAELEEEKPAELEEETPAELEEEIVVVKEELLEDENALPSEQSDNTDSDEPALEPETLPTVEPVYSDSVMRLTLLRGRFSEKYMLRFQRLLGLKNLFKVEAMFSDLDTELQATRRSDSGTTQDIESALEEILEASETTILDEIEKMLDGQNATNVQDPSEDTSSEDEETEILDDFQELAFSLRQKYSTASDSTPLAADIDQDGHELNVTEETLPIVEEEKVDTVPEAEREQENITVTDREDRAVVTEEEQIVLDEVHSEPKVSVEEEGGHFNKNKDNQPGFISSDDMQKVPEAALENPLDVGVGVEVEPSPAGSLEPLDPVSENKEAEVGLFSTGLFYTGCILSIASSKIVEWTIVMISLLPDEWKPGETLYGCPWQAVVFTALVGVVTFTIFFWRTVLAVKSREYLVDEKRLTEQIQALKKEKNESLTKMSELQKQTENLKEHQKQSKETVGSTMKRMQHLESKVLEAESRNKRMADENNSYLKQIEEERTHSKEYETRIEKLEKSNEKLQLSRKKLQETLSKTSVLLDEAKIREDAKKVQHKCLGKDYAALKEENKTFKTTIKSWEDKHKELSEQIKSYQKSQKELEDSVVLKDHNVEVLSELLADLDACELQKGETKVLANGEIASDKKTVVKNRIKQMMDVSRVQTTLTVVEEERDRFMTKLLTEEMTRKSLEEQHQELEHSIATLKSDKSHVENQFKILQQKNEIMVEMYQQKENALQQKLTKEELERRSKESLLSEVGGKAVEAEEQVKLLRNRINEMEDQMKKTEDVYKEQIKEQENKTHSNWVNARNAERALNQEKVESSKLREKLAVLSSQLNERRAPLFRPNPGQAAVPRQGDSYGPSPVSGGAPSPPIMIEGPRRPPSAPVGRRIDPYGSRPPSDPHGRYAEHKHISGMDLMGPRSSSPSNMDGPGPGSFIASPIRDSPGPMIQGPGPGPHDPHLPPGPHMQPPGPYRHPRPGPYHLPPGPLPPNLPPLHRHPLPANGHPGMPGPMGGDFGPRPANGHAFHTRPGPGHPMDPRGPLPPHFRPPPPHHFGPMPPPHGVRGPIGPRPPFHPDMRFPGPRDHINPPMDLHPGIPPHPAHPGDAFGQAPPHALHNSAGAPSGPGLDPRMRPDAPQDSARPAMAQP, encoded by the exons ATGGCAGCGAAGCACTTCTACCGACAGGGCTTTTTACTacttttattcaattttatcTCGACGGCGGCCCTGGAGAAACGCTTCTCCGACCTGAAGAGATGCGCGGACGAGGAGTGCAGCA TGCTGCTGTGTCGGGGGAAAGCATTGAGAGATTTCTCGCCACCGGATTGTCGATTCCTGTCCTTTAAGAAATCAGAAACTATCTATGTTTACTACAAACTTGCAGGCAGAAGGAATGACATGTgggcaggaagt GTTGGAAATATCTTTGGCTATTTCCCAAAGGACCTTCTTGCAGTTAACCACCTTTATACAGATAAAGAAGTCGAACTTCCAGCAGAG gaaacagattttgtctgttttgacaCTGGATTAGATAAGTTTGACAATTATGACATAGATGCACTCTTACCCTCCTTAGAGGAGGAGAATAGCAGAGCAAGTAGGGAAACGTCTGACCAAATCCAAGTGGCGGAGGACACTCCAAAAGAAACACAGCCatatgaagaagaaggagaagaagagcagactgaaaaacaaactgagcaGCAAGAGAATGTAGATCATCTTTATCCTGATGATCAAAATGCCTCTTTACCTGAGCCTTATGTGGAAAATGAATTGCCTCCTATAGAAGTAGAATCTGATACAACAGTAACACCTGATTTTATTGAAACAGCTGAAGGAGTTGAGCAAGTAAAACTACATGAGTCTGTTCTTGAAAATGTTGTGTCAGAGAGGAGCGAACCCAAAGATACACTCGCAAATCCTGAAGTGGAATCTGTGACCAAAGACGAGTTTGTTCCCGAAACGGAAGCAGTCTCGGTTACTGAGGGAACGCAAATCCCAGAGTTGAAGACTACCCTGGGAGAAACTGTTGATGCCATCGTTACTGGTGAAGAAATCACTAAGAGAGTTACACCgtttgaagaagaagaggaggaaaaccaaGAGGTGGACGGTAACTCCAAAGAAAACGTTGATGTTATACAAGACACTCCATTACTGTCTTTCACTGAAAAAGCCATGAACACTCCAGCACCTGATTCCCTCCAAGAACATGAAGCTCCTCCAGTACCACACAAAGATGAACCTCAAGCTGCTGAGAAGAAGAACATGTGGACGTCGCTTGGAGATGCAGTCTTTTCAGTTGTAACGGGGGGAGAGATGACAGCACAAGATGTGAGTTCGgacgaagatgatgatgaggacgaagaagaggaagaagcaggtGCTGCAGAACCCACTGAGGATTTTGAGGAAGCAAAAAAAGATGTCGAAGAACCACTGATTACAGAATCTCCCGAAGAGCCTGAAATCATAGAGCAAGTTCTTCAAGATCCTCCTGCTTCCAGCTCTGTACAGACAGATAAAGAAATAATCAGTGATTCTGAGGAACCTTTTTTGGATAGTGATGATGAGGGTGAAGTAGAAGTGATCGAACATGAGGAAGAAAAGGATGAAACATTAAAACCTTCAGCTGATACACCACAGATACGACACCCGACAGGAGTAAAGAAATTATCAGATATTTTATTGTCACAAAGAGATACCTCTGCCAATAATGAAATCGAAAAATCTGAgattaaaacaacagatgaaaCCATTAAGcacaaagaagaggaagtgcaGGAGGTGTCCAAAGATTCTGGAGTCATTGAAGATGTACAGGACAGTAGCATTGAAATGGAGAATAGACTGGATTTGGACAATGTgccagaagaaaacaagacagaGGACGATCTTGTATTTGTCACTACAGAAACTGGAACTCATCAGATCCTTCCCAATAAAGAGTCGAGGGATTTAGATGTCGAAGACGACATCAAGACAGCAGACGACAGCTTACCTGATCGAATGCATGAAGATTTAATGGCAGATCTTAAGAAGCATATCCGTCAACTACATTTATCTGAACCACAGATTCATGAGGAACCACatacagaggagctggagggagaaaaacctgcagagctggaggaagaaaaacctgcagagctggaggaagaaaaacctgcagagctggaggaagaaacacctgcagagctggaggaagaaATCGTTGTGGTGAAAGAAGAATTActtgaagatgaaaatgcacTTCCGTCCGAACAATCAGATAACACCGACTCTGACGAACCTGCTCTTGAACCAGAAACTCTGCCCACTGTAGAGCCAGTGTACAGCGACAGCGTGATGAGACTGACGCTACTGCGAGGCCGCTTCTCAGAAAAATACATGTTGCGGTTCCAAAGGCTTCTGGGCCTCAAGAATCTCTTCAAAGTGGAAGCCATGTTCTCTGATCTGGACACAGAGTTGCAGGCCACCCGTCGGTCAGATTCCGGCACGACACAAGACATAGAAAGTGCTCTAGAGGAAATCCTTGAAGCCTCGGAAACAACCATCTTGGACGAGATTGAGAAGATGCTGGACGGACAGAATGCAACAAATGTTCAGGACCCATCTGAGGACACGAgtagtgaggatgaggagactGAAATACTGGATGACTTCCAGGAGCTTGCATTCAGTTTACGACAGAAGTATTCAACCGCCAGTGACAGCACACCTTTAGCAGCAGATATTGACCAGG ATGGACATGAATTGAATGTTACTGAGGAAACACTCCCCATTGTTGAGGAGGAAAAGGTTGACACGGTTCCTGAGGCggagagagagcaagaaaaCATCACAGTAACAGATCGGGAGGACAGAGCAGTAGtgactgaggaggagcagatagTTTTGGATGAGGTGCACTCTGAACCCAAAGTcagcgtggaggaggagggtggacattttaataaaaataaagacaatcagCCAGGATTCATTTCATCAGATGACATGCAGAAGGTCCCTGAAGCCGCTCTGGAAAATCCTTTAGACGTGGGCGTTGGTGTAGAGGTGGAGCCCTCGCCCGCAG GATCTTTGGAGCCATTGGATCCGGTGTCTGAAAATAAAGAAGCAGAAGTAGGATTATTCTCAACTGGATTATTTTACACGGGCTGCATCCTTTCTATCGCAAGCAGTAAAATTGTTGAGTGGACAATTGTG ATGATTTCACTTTTGCCAGATGAGTGGAAGCCGGGGGAGACGTTGTATGGATGTCCCTGGCAAGCAGTGGTCTTCACTGCTTTGGTCGGAGTTGTGACCTTCACCATCTTCTTCTGGAGAACTGTGTTGGCA GTAAAATCAAGAGAATACCTTG TGGATGAAAAAAGGCTCACAGAGCAAATCCAGGCTctcaaaaaagagaaaaacgaGTCTCTCACCAAGATGTCTGAGCTCCAGAAGCAG ACTGAGAATCTGAAAGAGCATCAAAAGCAGTCAAAGGAAACAGTCGGTTCTACAATGAAAAGGATGCAACACCTGGAG AGTAAAGTTTTGGAGGCAGAATCACGAAACAAGCGGATGGCTGATGAAAATAATTCATATCTTAAACAAATCGAAGAGGAGCGGACACACTCTAAGGAATATGAAACCAGG ATCGAGAAACTGGAGAAGTCaaatgagaagctgcagctcagcaggaAAAAGCTCCAAGAAACGCTCTCGAAG ACTTCTGTTCTCCTTGATGAAGCCAAGATTCGTGAAGATGCCAAAAAAGTTCAGCACAAATGTCTTGGGAAAGATTACGCAGCTCTCAAAGAAGAGAACAAGACG TTTAAGACGACTATAAAGAGCTGGGAGGACAAACACAAGGAGCTGAGTGAGCAGATTAAAAGTTATCAAAAGTcccagaaggagctggaggactcTGTGGTGCTCAAAGATCACAACGTGGAG GTGCTGTCTGAACTTCTGGCAGATTTAGACGCTTGCGAGCTACAAAAAGGTGAAACCAAAGTTTTAGCCAATGGTGAAATAGCATCTG ATAAGAAAACAGTCGTAAAGAACAGAATCAAACAGATGATGGATGTTTCCCGG GTGCAGACCACTCTCACAGTAGTTGAAGAAGAGCGAGATCGCTTCATGACTAAACTACTGACCGAAGAAATGACAAGAAAGTCACTGGAAG AACAACACCAGGAGCTGGAACATTCAATTGCAACTTTAAAAAGCGACAAGAGCCACGTTGAAAACCAGTTCAAGATCCTCCAgcagaaaaatgaaatcatgGTTGAAATGTACCAACAGAAGGAAAATGCTCTACAGCA GAAATTGAcgaaggaggagctggagcgaCGCAGCAAAGAGAGTCTGCTCTCGGAGgttggaggaaaagctgtggaGGCCGAAGAGCAGGTCAAACTTTTGAGGAACCGCATTAATGAAATGGAGGACCAGATGAAGAAGACGGAGGACGTCTACAAAGAGCAG ataaaagagcaggaaaataaaactcACTCAAACTGG GTGAATGCTCGGAATGCAGAGAGAGCTCTGAATCAGGAGAAGGTCGAATCATCAAAGCTCCGTGAAAA GTTGGCTGTTTTATCTTCGCAGCTGAATGAGCGTCGTGCTCCTCTCTTCAGACCAAACCCCGGACAAGCCGCAGTTCCTCGCCAAG GTGACTCATACGGGCCCTCGCCTGTGAGTGGGGGTGCACCATCCCCTCCAATAATGATAGAGGGTCCCAGAcgccctccctctgcccccgTGGGGCGAAGAATTGACCCGTATG GCTCTCGACCTCCATCAGATCCTCACGGCCGTTACgctgagcacaaacacatcTCCGGGATGG acCTGATGGGTCCCCGCAGCTCATCGCCCTCCAACATGGATGGACCT GGACCTGGATCCTTCATAGCGTCTCCAATCAGGGACTCGCCTGGTCCCATGATCCAAGGACCTGGGCCTGGACCCCATGACCCGCACCTCCCTCCCGGACCCCATATGCAACCACCTGGGCCTTACAGACACCCGCGGCCCGGCCCCTACCACCTGCCGCCTGGTCCTCTTCCTCCAAACCTACCTCCTCTTCACAGGCATCCACTACCAGCTAATGGACACCCAGGTATGCCTGGACCAATGGGAGGAGACTTTGGGCCTCGTCCCGCCAACGGACACGCGTTCCACACCAGGCCCGGCCCAGGTCATCCCATGGATCCTAGGGGTCCACTACCACCGCATTtccgtcctcctccgcctcATCACTTTGGACCAATGCCTCCACCACACG GTGTCCGAGGGCCCATTGGACCACGTCCACCTTTCCATCCTGACATGCGCTTCCCAGGACCACGTGACCACATCAATCCACCAATGGACCTGCACCCAGGTATCCCGCCCCATCCTGCACATCCTGGTGATGCTTTCGGTCAGGCTCCACCCCATGCCCTCCACAACTCAGCGGGCGCTCCCAGCGGCCCTGGGCTCGACCCGCGCATGAGGCCGGACGCCCCACAGGACTCAGCAAGGCCAGCAATGGCCCAGCCTTAA
- the mia3 gene encoding transport and Golgi organization protein 1 homolog isoform X1, whose amino-acid sequence MAAKHFYRQGFLLLLFNFISTAALEKRFSDLKRCADEECSMLLCRGKALRDFSPPDCRFLSFKKSETIYVYYKLAGRRNDMWAGSVGNIFGYFPKDLLAVNHLYTDKEVELPAEETDFVCFDTGLDKFDNYDIDALLPSLEEENSRASRETSDQIQVAEDTPKETQPYEEEGEEEQTEKQTEQQENVDHLYPDDQNASLPEPYVENELPPIEVESDTTVTPDFIETAEGVEQVKLHESVLENVVSERSEPKDTLANPEVESVTKDEFVPETEAVSVTEGTQIPELKTTLGETVDAIVTGEEITKRVTPFEEEEEENQEVDGNSKENVDVIQDTPLLSFTEKAMNTPAPDSLQEHEAPPVPHKDEPQAAEKKNMWTSLGDAVFSVVTGGEMTAQDVSSDEDDDEDEEEEEAGAAEPTEDFEEAKKDVEEPLITESPEEPEIIEQVLQDPPASSSVQTDKEIISDSEEPFLDSDDEGEVEVIEHEEEKDETLKPSADTPQIRHPTGVKKLSDILLSQRDTSANNEIEKSEIKTTDETIKHKEEEVQEVSKDSGVIEDVQDSSIEMENRLDLDNVPEENKTEDDLVFVTTETGTHQILPNKESRDLDVEDDIKTADDSLPDRMHEDLMADLKKHIRQLHLSEPQIHEEPHTEELEGEKPAELEEEKPAELEEEKPAELEEETPAELEEEIVVVKEELLEDENALPSEQSDNTDSDEPALEPETLPTVEPVYSDSVMRLTLLRGRFSEKYMLRFQRLLGLKNLFKVEAMFSDLDTELQATRRSDSGTTQDIESALEEILEASETTILDEIEKMLDGQNATNVQDPSEDTSSEDEETEILDDFQELAFSLRQKYSTASDSTPLAADIDQDGHELNVTEETLPIVEEEKVDTVPEAEREQENITVTDREDRAVVTEEEQIVLDEVHSEPKVSVEEEGGHFNKNKDNQPGFISSDDMQKVPEAALENPLDVGVGVEVEPSPAGSLEPLDPVSENKEAEVGLFSTGLFYTGCILSIASSKIVEWTIVMISLLPDEWKPGETLYGCPWQAVVFTALVGVVTFTIFFWRTVLAVKSREYLVDEKRLTEQIQALKKEKNESLTKMSELQKQTENLKEHQKQSKETVGSTMKRMQHLESKVLEAESRNKRMADENNSYLKQIEEERTHSKEYETRIEKLEKSNEKLQLSRKKLQETLSKTSVLLDEAKIREDAKKVQHKCLGKDYAALKEENKTFKTTIKSWEDKHKELSEQIKSYQKSQKELEDSVVLKDHNVEVLSELLADLDACELQKGETKVLANGEIASDKKTVVKNRIKQMMDVSRVQTTLTVVEEERDRFMTKLLTEEMTRKSLEEQHQELEHSIATLKSDKSHVENQFKILQQKNEIMVEMYQQKENALQQKLTKEELERRSKESLLSEVGGKAVEAEEQVKLLRNRINEMEDQMKKTEDVYKEQIKEQENKTHSNWVNARNAERALNQEKVESSKLREKLAVLSSQLNERRAPLFRPNPGQAAVPRQGDSYGPSPVSGGAPSPPIMIEGPRRPPSAPVGRRIDPYGSRPPSDPHGRYAEHKHISGMDLMGPRSSSPSNMDGPTQAVDPQVKAETQAEASTESPEPGPGSFIASPIRDSPGPMIQGPGPGPHDPHLPPGPHMQPPGPYRHPRPGPYHLPPGPLPPNLPPLHRHPLPANGHPGMPGPMGGDFGPRPANGHAFHTRPGPGHPMDPRGPLPPHFRPPPPHHFGPMPPPHGVRGPIGPRPPFHPDMRFPGPRDHINPPMDLHPGIPPHPAHPGDAFGQAPPHALHNSAGAPSGPGLDPRMRPDAPQDSARPAMAQP is encoded by the exons ATGGCAGCGAAGCACTTCTACCGACAGGGCTTTTTACTacttttattcaattttatcTCGACGGCGGCCCTGGAGAAACGCTTCTCCGACCTGAAGAGATGCGCGGACGAGGAGTGCAGCA TGCTGCTGTGTCGGGGGAAAGCATTGAGAGATTTCTCGCCACCGGATTGTCGATTCCTGTCCTTTAAGAAATCAGAAACTATCTATGTTTACTACAAACTTGCAGGCAGAAGGAATGACATGTgggcaggaagt GTTGGAAATATCTTTGGCTATTTCCCAAAGGACCTTCTTGCAGTTAACCACCTTTATACAGATAAAGAAGTCGAACTTCCAGCAGAG gaaacagattttgtctgttttgacaCTGGATTAGATAAGTTTGACAATTATGACATAGATGCACTCTTACCCTCCTTAGAGGAGGAGAATAGCAGAGCAAGTAGGGAAACGTCTGACCAAATCCAAGTGGCGGAGGACACTCCAAAAGAAACACAGCCatatgaagaagaaggagaagaagagcagactgaaaaacaaactgagcaGCAAGAGAATGTAGATCATCTTTATCCTGATGATCAAAATGCCTCTTTACCTGAGCCTTATGTGGAAAATGAATTGCCTCCTATAGAAGTAGAATCTGATACAACAGTAACACCTGATTTTATTGAAACAGCTGAAGGAGTTGAGCAAGTAAAACTACATGAGTCTGTTCTTGAAAATGTTGTGTCAGAGAGGAGCGAACCCAAAGATACACTCGCAAATCCTGAAGTGGAATCTGTGACCAAAGACGAGTTTGTTCCCGAAACGGAAGCAGTCTCGGTTACTGAGGGAACGCAAATCCCAGAGTTGAAGACTACCCTGGGAGAAACTGTTGATGCCATCGTTACTGGTGAAGAAATCACTAAGAGAGTTACACCgtttgaagaagaagaggaggaaaaccaaGAGGTGGACGGTAACTCCAAAGAAAACGTTGATGTTATACAAGACACTCCATTACTGTCTTTCACTGAAAAAGCCATGAACACTCCAGCACCTGATTCCCTCCAAGAACATGAAGCTCCTCCAGTACCACACAAAGATGAACCTCAAGCTGCTGAGAAGAAGAACATGTGGACGTCGCTTGGAGATGCAGTCTTTTCAGTTGTAACGGGGGGAGAGATGACAGCACAAGATGTGAGTTCGgacgaagatgatgatgaggacgaagaagaggaagaagcaggtGCTGCAGAACCCACTGAGGATTTTGAGGAAGCAAAAAAAGATGTCGAAGAACCACTGATTACAGAATCTCCCGAAGAGCCTGAAATCATAGAGCAAGTTCTTCAAGATCCTCCTGCTTCCAGCTCTGTACAGACAGATAAAGAAATAATCAGTGATTCTGAGGAACCTTTTTTGGATAGTGATGATGAGGGTGAAGTAGAAGTGATCGAACATGAGGAAGAAAAGGATGAAACATTAAAACCTTCAGCTGATACACCACAGATACGACACCCGACAGGAGTAAAGAAATTATCAGATATTTTATTGTCACAAAGAGATACCTCTGCCAATAATGAAATCGAAAAATCTGAgattaaaacaacagatgaaaCCATTAAGcacaaagaagaggaagtgcaGGAGGTGTCCAAAGATTCTGGAGTCATTGAAGATGTACAGGACAGTAGCATTGAAATGGAGAATAGACTGGATTTGGACAATGTgccagaagaaaacaagacagaGGACGATCTTGTATTTGTCACTACAGAAACTGGAACTCATCAGATCCTTCCCAATAAAGAGTCGAGGGATTTAGATGTCGAAGACGACATCAAGACAGCAGACGACAGCTTACCTGATCGAATGCATGAAGATTTAATGGCAGATCTTAAGAAGCATATCCGTCAACTACATTTATCTGAACCACAGATTCATGAGGAACCACatacagaggagctggagggagaaaaacctgcagagctggaggaagaaaaacctgcagagctggaggaagaaaaacctgcagagctggaggaagaaacacctgcagagctggaggaagaaATCGTTGTGGTGAAAGAAGAATTActtgaagatgaaaatgcacTTCCGTCCGAACAATCAGATAACACCGACTCTGACGAACCTGCTCTTGAACCAGAAACTCTGCCCACTGTAGAGCCAGTGTACAGCGACAGCGTGATGAGACTGACGCTACTGCGAGGCCGCTTCTCAGAAAAATACATGTTGCGGTTCCAAAGGCTTCTGGGCCTCAAGAATCTCTTCAAAGTGGAAGCCATGTTCTCTGATCTGGACACAGAGTTGCAGGCCACCCGTCGGTCAGATTCCGGCACGACACAAGACATAGAAAGTGCTCTAGAGGAAATCCTTGAAGCCTCGGAAACAACCATCTTGGACGAGATTGAGAAGATGCTGGACGGACAGAATGCAACAAATGTTCAGGACCCATCTGAGGACACGAgtagtgaggatgaggagactGAAATACTGGATGACTTCCAGGAGCTTGCATTCAGTTTACGACAGAAGTATTCAACCGCCAGTGACAGCACACCTTTAGCAGCAGATATTGACCAGG ATGGACATGAATTGAATGTTACTGAGGAAACACTCCCCATTGTTGAGGAGGAAAAGGTTGACACGGTTCCTGAGGCggagagagagcaagaaaaCATCACAGTAACAGATCGGGAGGACAGAGCAGTAGtgactgaggaggagcagatagTTTTGGATGAGGTGCACTCTGAACCCAAAGTcagcgtggaggaggagggtggacattttaataaaaataaagacaatcagCCAGGATTCATTTCATCAGATGACATGCAGAAGGTCCCTGAAGCCGCTCTGGAAAATCCTTTAGACGTGGGCGTTGGTGTAGAGGTGGAGCCCTCGCCCGCAG GATCTTTGGAGCCATTGGATCCGGTGTCTGAAAATAAAGAAGCAGAAGTAGGATTATTCTCAACTGGATTATTTTACACGGGCTGCATCCTTTCTATCGCAAGCAGTAAAATTGTTGAGTGGACAATTGTG ATGATTTCACTTTTGCCAGATGAGTGGAAGCCGGGGGAGACGTTGTATGGATGTCCCTGGCAAGCAGTGGTCTTCACTGCTTTGGTCGGAGTTGTGACCTTCACCATCTTCTTCTGGAGAACTGTGTTGGCA GTAAAATCAAGAGAATACCTTG TGGATGAAAAAAGGCTCACAGAGCAAATCCAGGCTctcaaaaaagagaaaaacgaGTCTCTCACCAAGATGTCTGAGCTCCAGAAGCAG ACTGAGAATCTGAAAGAGCATCAAAAGCAGTCAAAGGAAACAGTCGGTTCTACAATGAAAAGGATGCAACACCTGGAG AGTAAAGTTTTGGAGGCAGAATCACGAAACAAGCGGATGGCTGATGAAAATAATTCATATCTTAAACAAATCGAAGAGGAGCGGACACACTCTAAGGAATATGAAACCAGG ATCGAGAAACTGGAGAAGTCaaatgagaagctgcagctcagcaggaAAAAGCTCCAAGAAACGCTCTCGAAG ACTTCTGTTCTCCTTGATGAAGCCAAGATTCGTGAAGATGCCAAAAAAGTTCAGCACAAATGTCTTGGGAAAGATTACGCAGCTCTCAAAGAAGAGAACAAGACG TTTAAGACGACTATAAAGAGCTGGGAGGACAAACACAAGGAGCTGAGTGAGCAGATTAAAAGTTATCAAAAGTcccagaaggagctggaggactcTGTGGTGCTCAAAGATCACAACGTGGAG GTGCTGTCTGAACTTCTGGCAGATTTAGACGCTTGCGAGCTACAAAAAGGTGAAACCAAAGTTTTAGCCAATGGTGAAATAGCATCTG ATAAGAAAACAGTCGTAAAGAACAGAATCAAACAGATGATGGATGTTTCCCGG GTGCAGACCACTCTCACAGTAGTTGAAGAAGAGCGAGATCGCTTCATGACTAAACTACTGACCGAAGAAATGACAAGAAAGTCACTGGAAG AACAACACCAGGAGCTGGAACATTCAATTGCAACTTTAAAAAGCGACAAGAGCCACGTTGAAAACCAGTTCAAGATCCTCCAgcagaaaaatgaaatcatgGTTGAAATGTACCAACAGAAGGAAAATGCTCTACAGCA GAAATTGAcgaaggaggagctggagcgaCGCAGCAAAGAGAGTCTGCTCTCGGAGgttggaggaaaagctgtggaGGCCGAAGAGCAGGTCAAACTTTTGAGGAACCGCATTAATGAAATGGAGGACCAGATGAAGAAGACGGAGGACGTCTACAAAGAGCAG ataaaagagcaggaaaataaaactcACTCAAACTGG GTGAATGCTCGGAATGCAGAGAGAGCTCTGAATCAGGAGAAGGTCGAATCATCAAAGCTCCGTGAAAA GTTGGCTGTTTTATCTTCGCAGCTGAATGAGCGTCGTGCTCCTCTCTTCAGACCAAACCCCGGACAAGCCGCAGTTCCTCGCCAAG GTGACTCATACGGGCCCTCGCCTGTGAGTGGGGGTGCACCATCCCCTCCAATAATGATAGAGGGTCCCAGAcgccctccctctgcccccgTGGGGCGAAGAATTGACCCGTATG GCTCTCGACCTCCATCAGATCCTCACGGCCGTTACgctgagcacaaacacatcTCCGGGATGG acCTGATGGGTCCCCGCAGCTCATCGCCCTCCAACATGGATGGACCT ACACAAGCAGTAGATCCACAGGTTAAAGCAGAGACTCAGGCTGAGGCCTCCACAGAGAGTCCAGAGCCA GGACCTGGATCCTTCATAGCGTCTCCAATCAGGGACTCGCCTGGTCCCATGATCCAAGGACCTGGGCCTGGACCCCATGACCCGCACCTCCCTCCCGGACCCCATATGCAACCACCTGGGCCTTACAGACACCCGCGGCCCGGCCCCTACCACCTGCCGCCTGGTCCTCTTCCTCCAAACCTACCTCCTCTTCACAGGCATCCACTACCAGCTAATGGACACCCAGGTATGCCTGGACCAATGGGAGGAGACTTTGGGCCTCGTCCCGCCAACGGACACGCGTTCCACACCAGGCCCGGCCCAGGTCATCCCATGGATCCTAGGGGTCCACTACCACCGCATTtccgtcctcctccgcctcATCACTTTGGACCAATGCCTCCACCACACG GTGTCCGAGGGCCCATTGGACCACGTCCACCTTTCCATCCTGACATGCGCTTCCCAGGACCACGTGACCACATCAATCCACCAATGGACCTGCACCCAGGTATCCCGCCCCATCCTGCACATCCTGGTGATGCTTTCGGTCAGGCTCCACCCCATGCCCTCCACAACTCAGCGGGCGCTCCCAGCGGCCCTGGGCTCGACCCGCGCATGAGGCCGGACGCCCCACAGGACTCAGCAAGGCCAGCAATGGCCCAGCCTTAA